Within Chloroflexota bacterium, the genomic segment CAGTGATGGTGTAGCCGGAAAGGGGTTCGCTGCCGGTGATGGCCACCACGGCGCTATCGCGGCACCAGCCGCCGCTGCTGCTGCACTGCAACTGGGCCGCGACGGTGGCCGGAGGGAGGGATTCGTTGTGGCATGAATCCTCAACTCGAAGGTAAGGAAGGCCGATAGCGAGGATTGAGCCAACCAGTTTTTGCACCTCTCAATAACAAGGCCCACTGCTCAGGCTCCGCCCACGTGGGGAAAAGTGGTATTATTTTACCGGAAGGGAGGGCAGAACGTGCGAAGCAAATCTGACTTTGCCGCCGAAATTCGCCGCTGGGTGGGAGAAACTGCCTACCGGCGCGGCGAGGTTTACGCACGCGAGGGGCGCGTGCGCCATCCACGGCGGCAAGAGCGTGTGTTAGAAGCCCTGTGCCAGGGACAAGCCGTTTTGCCCTATCAGGTAGAGGTGCGTCTGGGCGAAGACGGCAGCATCCTCCACGCCCGTTGCACATGCCCCGTGGGCAGCGCGGGGCGCTGCAAGCATGTGGCCGCGGTGCTGCTCCTGTGGCATACTCACCCCGAAGCCTTTGCCCCCGCGCCACCGCTGGCCGCCACCCTTGCCCACTGGAAAAAAGAGGACCTCATCCGCCTCATCCTACGCATGGTGGCCCGCTACCCCGACCTGGCGCTGTGGGTCATGCACGAGGGCCAAGACCATCCACCGCCCCCAGGGTGACTTCCGGCAAAGCGCTATGCGCCACATGGTATAATCCCCCGCATGAAAGCCCACCACTGGTCAACAGCCGCCCTGCTGGGGACGGCTTTTCTTTTCCTCGCTGTGCTGTTTTCCCAAACGGCTGTGGTGCGCGCGGTCCCTCCTACACCCACGCCAACCCCTACGCCGGCGACTTCCCCCACCGTGCCGGTGCTGTGCTCCCCCGGCGTTTACCCTGCCGATTATGCCGTGGATTGCGCGCCCTGGGGTCCTTCAGCCTACCTCAGCCACATGGCCGCACTGGGTTACACCTATCCCCCGCAACCTCTGCCTGCCCATCCGCTTCCCTCTTCGTGGGATAGCCTCCCCGGCAAATGGCATTACGCCCAGGTGCTGCGTGACGGTGGGCGGACGCTTTACCCCAGCCTGAAAGACGCCGCCGCGGGCACCCGCGGGCGTCAACTTCCACCAGGGTTTGTGTACGTTTCCTACTACCGCACTGCTTCCTATCAGGGCAAACTCTTCTACCTGGTGGACGAAGAAGGCTGGTGGATGCGCAAAAACGACCTGTGGGCCGTCGCACCTTCCAAATTCCGCGGGGTGATTCTGGGACGCACGCCTTCACACCCCTTTGGATGGGTGTTACAGCCCCTCAAAACCAAGCAGACCCCCGGCTACACCCACGAAGATTACACCCACCACCGGCTTAACCGCTACGACATCGTGCAGGTTTACGACACACGCGAAGCCAACGGGATGAAATGGTACATGATTGCCCCCAACGAATGGATTCCGCAGCGGCTGCTGGCGTTGGTTTTCCCCCGGCAAAGCCCACCGGAAGACGTGAGCGGCGAGCGATGGATTGAAGTCAATCTCTTCGAGCAAACGCTGGCGGCTTACGAGCACGGTCGGATGGTTTTCGCCACGCTGGTATCGACCGGCCGTCCACCGTTTTGGACCAGGCCCGGCGTGTTCCATATCTACAAAAAACTTCCAAGCACGCGTATGCGGGGGGCTTTTGCCGCTGACCGTTCCGATTATTATCAGTTGGACGATGTGCCGTGGACGATGTATTACGACGAAAGCCGGGCACTCCACGGCGCATATTGGCATGACTATTTCGGCTATCGTACTTCTCATGGCTGCGTCAACCTGACGATCGCTGACGCTCACTGGCTATACGAATGGGCGCATATCGGCGACATGGTGTACGTCTGGGATCCTTCCGGCAAAACGCCCCTGGAAGGCGGCGGGGGCGGGCCGTAGCCTCAGGGCTTGCGCCGCCGGTTGCCGGTAAAAGTGTGCCGATGCACGGGGGAAAAGCCATATTGCGCCAACGCCGCACGATGCTGTGCCGTGCCGTAACCTTTGTGTTGCGCCAGCCCGTATTGTGGGTAACGCTTGCCCAACCGTTCCATCCAGGCATCGCGATGGGTTTTTGCCAGCACCGAGGCCGCGGCAATGCTCAGCACCTGCTGGTCGCCCCGCACCACCCCCACCTGAGGCAAAACGCACGTCGGCAGCCGCAAATAATCCAGCAGCAAAAAATCGGGCGCGGGGCGCAGCCACCCCAACGCCCGCTGCACCGCGACGTAAAGTGCGGGCAAAATGCCCCAGGCATCAATCTCGGCTGGCGAAGCATAGCCCACCGCCCAGGCCAGCGCCTTTTCTTGCACCTTCCGGGCCCAGAATACCCGCTGGGCGGGGGTCATCATCTTGGAATCAAACACGCCCGCGAGCGCATCGGGTTCCAGCGAGGGGGGCAGAACCACCACTGCCGCCGCAACCGGCCCCGCCAACGCCCCCCGGCCAGCCTCATCAACGCCCGCCACATAGCGATAACCGCTTTCCCACAACGCTCTTTCGAGGTGCAAATCAGGTCTCGGGCGCGTCATACCGTCCCCTCAATGCCCGCCAGCGGATGGTCAACAAATCGACCGCCATACCCAACGAATCGTGCACCAACCGCACCCGGCTATCGGGGTCGAAATACCAGGTAATGGGCACTTCCACCACGCGATAGCCGCGCCGCCGGGCAATGAACAGAATTTCAACATCGAAAGACATGCCTTCCAGCGTCTGATGACGGAAAAGGTCTTCCGCCACGGCGCCACGAAAGCACTTGAAGCCACACTGGGTATCGCGGAAACCCGGCAACGCCAGCGCCTGCACCATAAGGTTGAAAGCCCGGCCGACGATATGCCGATAGGCCGGCTCTCCCACCCGCCGGGAAGCCGGCAACTCGCGCGAGGCAATCGCCACATCGAAATCGCTCAACTGGGGCGGCAGAAAGCGCGGCAATTCCTCAATGGGCATCGACAAATCGGCGTCGGCCAAAAAGCGATACTCGCCGCGCGCTTCCAGCATCCCGCGACGCACCGCCAGCCCCTTCCCCCGCCGCGTTTCGTGGAACACGCGGACGACCTCAGGGTGGGCTTCCTGAAAACGGCGGGCCAGCGCCAAGGTAGCGTCGGTCGAGCCGTTTTCCACGATTACCACCTCGGCGTGATAGGGCTGTTGCGCAAGAAAACCCAGCACCTTCTGCAAGGTGCCGGGAAGTCGACGGGCCTCATTGTGTGCCGGAATGACAATGGAGAGAAATGGGGGCATAAGGCACGTGTGGGCAGGGGGCAAACCACCATCAGGTGGCGGTGGCAAGGATGTAGAGGATAGCGCACATGAACGTCAGAAGCACCAACGCTGCCAGTACACCCAAAACAGCCCACTGGCGCGGGGTAAAGTTGAAATACCGCTCGGCCTTGCGCACAGCCTTAGGGGGCGCAGCGGCCTTGCGGCGACGCTGCGGCTTGGGGCGTGTAGCCACCAGGGGTTTAGGGCGAAAAGCGTCGGTCAGGTTCAGCAAATCGGTGGGGGTGAGCACAGTCTCGGCCTTGGTCAACTTGAGAGCATGGCGCTTCAAGCCATCCAGCAGCAAAGGCGTCACGTCGGGACGCACAGCATCTACATCGGCGCCGGTGTTTGCGAACACCATTAGCGGCGTCACCTTGACGGGTTGGCCGGTCTTCTTTTCCAAAAAGGCCGCCACCCCCGCGCTCAAATCTTTGATCACCTGCACCATATTCGGTTTGCCGGGGCGATAGCGACGATTACCACCCTGCATCACCTCCCACTGGCCTTCCCGAATGCGGAAAAAACCCGCTTTCGGCCAAACGTAGAGCAAAAACACACCCGGCGGCCCCAGCACGACCGGCGGCAACGGCGTTTCTTCGCCCGGAAGGCGAAACCCCCGCACCACCGTAAAGCGGTTATCCAACACGCCAGCCAGCACCCGCAAAACGGTATCTTCAGCCTGATGGCGCTGGTACCACTTCCAACCGTGCTTCAAAATCGCCTGCAAACGGGTTGCCCAGTCCGCCTTTTGCTGCCCCCGCTTGGGCTTGAGCGGTGAAAGGTCAATGAGTTTCATGGCATATTCCTCGCGAGAAAAGGCCTCGGTGTGCTGCTCGTATTATAGCAGAAGAAGGCAATACGCTCCGCTTTTGGGTACAATACAGAAGTCCGGGCAGCAAAGCCCGCATTTCTCTCGTTCCACCCCACTCCAGGAGGCCAAAATGCGCGTCTTACTTCAGCGTGCAAAATGGGGGCGCGTGCTGGTTGGCGGGCACCCCATTGCCGAAATCGGGCCAGGCGTCGTGCTGCTGGTGGGCATCACCCACAGCGACACCGAAGAAGAGGCCCGTTATCTGGCGCACAAAATTGCCCATCTTCGCATTTTCGAAGATGAAGAAGGCAAACTCAACCGTTCTTTGTTGGACACCCAGGGCGAAGCCCTCGTCGTTTCCCAATTCACCCTCTATGCCGACACCCGCAAAGGTCGCCGGCCGGCCTTTGTCGCGGCCGCGCGGCCGGAACACGCCCGCCCGCTGGTGGAACGCTTTGCCGCACTGCTTCAGGCCGAAGGCGTGCCCGTGCAAACCGGCGAATTTGGTGCCCACATGCATGTGGAACTCTGCAACCACGGCCCGGTGACCATTTGGCTGGAACGGGAACACCCTCAGCCGTAAATGGAGAACCGGCTTCTCCGAAAAGCCGCATCCTCTCTTTCCAATTCCTCCAGCGTGTGGTACAACAACACCGCAAGGCTCAACCTTGCCGGGAGGCAGTCATGAAACTGGTTACAGTGGAAGAAATGCGCGCCATCGAACAACAGGCCGATGCCCACGGCTGGACCTACGCCCAAATGATGGAAGCCGCAGGGGTGGGTCTGGCGCGCGTGGTGGCCGAAGCCTACACCCAACTGGCCGAGCACACCGTTTTAGGGTTGGTCGGCGGCGGCAACAACGGCGGTGATACGCTGGTCGCG encodes:
- a CDS encoding murein L,D-transpeptidase translates to MKAHHWSTAALLGTAFLFLAVLFSQTAVVRAVPPTPTPTPTPATSPTVPVLCSPGVYPADYAVDCAPWGPSAYLSHMAALGYTYPPQPLPAHPLPSSWDSLPGKWHYAQVLRDGGRTLYPSLKDAAAGTRGRQLPPGFVYVSYYRTASYQGKLFYLVDEEGWWMRKNDLWAVAPSKFRGVILGRTPSHPFGWVLQPLKTKQTPGYTHEDYTHHRLNRYDIVQVYDTREANGMKWYMIAPNEWIPQRLLALVFPRQSPPEDVSGERWIEVNLFEQTLAAYEHGRMVFATLVSTGRPPFWTRPGVFHIYKKLPSTRMRGAFAADRSDYYQLDDVPWTMYYDESRALHGAYWHDYFGYRTSHGCVNLTIADAHWLYEWAHIGDMVYVWDPSGKTPLEGGGGGP
- a CDS encoding ribonuclease HII, which encodes MTRPRPDLHLERALWESGYRYVAGVDEAGRGALAGPVAAAVVVLPPSLEPDALAGVFDSKMMTPAQRVFWARKVQEKALAWAVGYASPAEIDAWGILPALYVAVQRALGWLRPAPDFLLLDYLRLPTCVLPQVGVVRGDQQVLSIAAASVLAKTHRDAWMERLGKRYPQYGLAQHKGYGTAQHRAALAQYGFSPVHRHTFTGNRRRKP
- a CDS encoding glycosyltransferase family 2 protein, with product MPPFLSIVIPAHNEARRLPGTLQKVLGFLAQQPYHAEVVIVENGSTDATLALARRFQEAHPEVVRVFHETRRGKGLAVRRGMLEARGEYRFLADADLSMPIEELPRFLPPQLSDFDVAIASRELPASRRVGEPAYRHIVGRAFNLMVQALALPGFRDTQCGFKCFRGAVAEDLFRHQTLEGMSFDVEILFIARRRGYRVVEVPITWYFDPDSRVRLVHDSLGMAVDLLTIRWRALRGRYDAPET
- a CDS encoding D-tyrosyl-tRNA(Tyr) deacylase, which encodes MRVLLQRAKWGRVLVGGHPIAEIGPGVVLLVGITHSDTEEEARYLAHKIAHLRIFEDEEGKLNRSLLDTQGEALVVSQFTLYADTRKGRRPAFVAAARPEHARPLVERFAALLQAEGVPVQTGEFGAHMHVELCNHGPVTIWLEREHPQP